The following DNA comes from Paenibacillus crassostreae.
AATATTTCATTGTTCCACCAATAGTCTTCATAGCTTCATAAACTATAGGAGATAAATCTGATAAACTCTGACGTTTACTTGCAAGTAAAGCATCTACGATCTCTCGAATGACTTCAGGTTTATTCTCAGCGGCATCACGATGTACAGCCCATACTGCAAAGGTCATGCTAAACCCTGTCCACTGATTCCAAAGTTCACTTAGGTCTGTCACATACAACCCATGATCTTCCCAAGAAGCCTTAATCGCATGATCTCCAATGAGGAGTGCAGCATCTGCAACTTCCATCATACGACTGAGATCTGGATCCACAGTGATATATTCCGGATTCCCCTCCAATGCTTTACTCATTAATATTTTTAGTAAATTAGTGGAGGAGGCTGATGTATTGGTCACAGCAATTCTACCATTAATAATATATTCTAAAGGTACCTTAGAGAATAATAGGATGGAATGTACAGGGCCATCTGCGCTAACAGATAAGTCCGGCAGTAACAATAATGAATCTGATATCTCCCCATAGGCGAACGAAGATAAGGCTCCAATATCAATCTGACCTTCACCCATCCCTCTATTTAGTATAGAAGGAACATCTGTTATCATCTCCACAGTGCCATGCAACGAGTCTGGTTCAAAATAATAAAAAATAGGCCAAGCATTTGTATATTGGATTTTGCCAAGAACGGTCTTGTCATTATCCTGTGAGCCCATCGTCAACCCTCCCATCTTTTGAATAATTGATGATCAATGCGGAGATTATCGAGTACTTTACCCACAACGAAATCAATCAAGTCGTTTATACTCTGGGGATGGAAATAAAAAGCTGGCATCGCTGGAATCAATCTCACCCCAAGTCTAGCCAACTTTAGCATATTCTCTAAATGAATAGCATGAAGTGGCGTTTCACGAGGTACAATCACTAATGGACGTCCTTCTTTAAGCATAACATCGGCTGCCCGGGATAGTAAGTTATCAGATGAACCATTTGCAACAGCGGATAAGGTTCCCATCGAACATGGTGCAATAATCATTCCATCCACTTGAAAAGACCCACTCGCAATCGACGCACCAATATCTGAATTTGGATGGTACTGATACACTCCAGGATAATGTCCAAACTTCTCATTCAAGATCCCTTCTCGATCAGTAGTACTCCAATCCAACTCCTCCTGCAACACACGCCAACCTGCTTGAGATATTACGATATGTACATCTAGATGATTAGCTAACAAGGTCTCAATCAGTCTAATACCATAAATAGAACCGCTAGCCCCAGTTATGCCAACAACCCACCTTTGTTTCCTTCCTAGGATATTCAACCTGTTAGCACCACCAAATCAACCAGTGTGAACACAAACACTATGATACTTAGAACACTATTCATCGTGAAGAAAGCGGTTTGCAATTTACTCATGTCTTTTGGTGAAAGAATAAGATGTTCATAAATTAAAATACCACATGATATTATAATTCCTACGAAATACCACCAGTTCAAAGAAGTTGTAAAGTAAAGAGTGATAAAACCGATCGCTGTAATCACGTGAAAAACACGGGCAACCTGCAATGATTTATGAATACCGAAACGTGCTGGAATAGAATATAATCCTTCTTTTTTATCAAATTCCATATCCTGAATGGCATAGATAATATCAAAACCAGCAGTCCAAAAGGACAATGTGATATAAAATATGAAAGCACTTGAGTCCACACTATTCGTGACAGCAACCCAGCCACCAAGCGCTGCCAGAGATGTAGTCAACCCAAGAACAACATGGCATAGCCACGTAAAACGTTTCGTGTAGGAATAGATAACAAGCATAAATACCGCAATTGGTAATAACTTCACGGAAAGCGGCGTCAATTCATAGGCTGCCCAGAATAATAGGATGAATGATACAATTGTAAAGATTAACACTTCCATCGTTTTAAGTAATCCAGCTGGAATAGCTCGATTAGCCGTACGTGGATTCTTCTTATCAATTACCTGATCAATAATTCTATTTAAGCCAAATGCTGCACTTCTAGCACCAAATAATGCCATCACAATCCAACCGATCTGTGCCCATGTTGGGAGTTCACCGTGAACCGTAACCGAGCCAAGTAAAGCACCCATGAACGCAAATGGTAGTGTAAATAGGGTATGCTCAATTTTAATCATTTCAAGATATACTGCAATTTTTTTAAACATGCTAAATCTCCTTAATCCCAATATGTAATGCTGCTATTCCACCAGTTAGGGGGTG
Coding sequences within:
- a CDS encoding UbiA-like polyprenyltransferase, yielding MFKKIAVYLEMIKIEHTLFTLPFAFMGALLGSVTVHGELPTWAQIGWIVMALFGARSAAFGLNRIIDQVIDKKNPRTANRAIPAGLLKTMEVLIFTIVSFILLFWAAYELTPLSVKLLPIAVFMLVIYSYTKRFTWLCHVVLGLTTSLAALGGWVAVTNSVDSSAFIFYITLSFWTAGFDIIYAIQDMEFDKKEGLYSIPARFGIHKSLQVARVFHVITAIGFITLYFTTSLNWWYFVGIIISCGILIYEHLILSPKDMSKLQTAFFTMNSVLSIIVFVFTLVDLVVLTG
- a CDS encoding UbiX family flavin prenyltransferase, translated to MNILGRKQRWVVGITGASGSIYGIRLIETLLANHLDVHIVISQAGWRVLQEELDWSTTDREGILNEKFGHYPGVYQYHPNSDIGASIASGSFQVDGMIIAPCSMGTLSAVANGSSDNLLSRAADVMLKEGRPLVIVPRETPLHAIHLENMLKLARLGVRLIPAMPAFYFHPQSINDLIDFVVGKVLDNLRIDHQLFKRWEG
- a CDS encoding menaquinone biosynthesis protein; amino-acid sequence: MGSQDNDKTVLGKIQYTNAWPIFYYFEPDSLHGTVEMITDVPSILNRGMGEGQIDIGALSSFAYGEISDSLLLLPDLSVSADGPVHSILLFSKVPLEYIINGRIAVTNTSASSTNLLKILMSKALEGNPEYITVDPDLSRMMEVADAALLIGDHAIKASWEDHGLYVTDLSELWNQWTGFSMTFAVWAVHRDAAENKPEVIREIVDALLASKRQSLSDLSPIVYEAMKTIGGTMKYWQRYFENLCYDYGARQRQGLELYFRYAYELGLISHEVTMELWQEKTRIQVKE